The Corynebacterium minutissimum genome includes the window CCTCACTGGAAGAAGGACCTGGATGGGCCACCGCTGTTCAATGCACGCGCTGAGACGGTGGCGAAGAAGCCCTCCTTTCGTGATGCCTTCAAGGCCCAACGCTGCGTTATCCCCTTGGATGGCTACTACGAATGGAAAGCAGGCGATAACCCGAAGGCGAAGAAACAGCCCTTTTACGTCACCGGTCCCGAGGGGCTGCTGTGGGCAGCGGGATTGTGGGCCACGGGCGTGGACAGGTTATCGGCCACGATGGTGACCACTGAGGCTACCGAGGAAATGGCGTGGCTGCACCACCGTTTGCCCAAATTCCTGCGCAGGGAAGAGATTGCGCCGTGGCTCGCCGGGGAAGCCTTGCTCGAACCGAGCTCGGTGGAAGGTTTCAACGCTTGCCCGGCGGATCCGGCGGTGGGTAACGTCCGCAATGACTATCCGGAGCTGATTGCCGAACAACCGCCGAGTACCTTGTTTTAAAAGCCGAGTACCTTGTTTTAAAAGCTGTGTAGCGTGCCCGAGGCAGGATGCCTATTCGGCTAGGAGGTCGGCGAAGGAGACGTCGAGGACCTGGGAGAAATCTTCGGCGTTCATTTCGATGTCGAGGCCTCGCTTGCCGCCGGAGAAAAAGATGGTATCCCACAGCACCGCTGTTTCATCGATGACTGTGGGGAGGACGTGTTTGTGGCCGAGGGGTGAAATACCGCCGGGGATGTAGCCGGAAGACTTAGAAGCATCGGCAGGATTGGCCATAGAGGCTCTGGAGGCGCCGAAGGCAGCGGCGGCCTTCTTGAGACTGAGTTGGTGGGTTACTGGAAGGACACACACGGCGAGCTGACGTTTGGGACCTTTGCCGGCAGTGAGGTCGATGACAAGGGTCTTGAAAATGCGGTCAGGCTCGACATCCAAAGCCTTAATGGCCGCCTCCCCGAAATGGTCGCTGCCGCCGTCGAAGGTGGTGACGCGGTGCTCAACACCGGCCTCCGCTAGGAGTTTGAGTGCGGGGGTAGCTGCATGCGGGGTCTTCTTAGCCATAGGAACCACCCTAGTCCGGGGCGCTAGGATAGTTTCTATGGCCACAGACACGACGAGCGCGAGCGAAACCTCAAAAAAGCAGCGCGAACAGCAGAGGCTGTTTGAGGAACAAGCCCTGCCGTTGCTGGACCAGCTCTACGGTGGTGCGATGCGGCTGACCCGCAACCCACAGGACGCAGAGGATTTGATCCAGGAGACCTACTTGAAGGCCTACAGCAATTTCGGCTCCTTCAAGCAAGGCACCAACCTCAAGGCCTGGCTCTACCGCATTATGACGAATACGTATATCAACTCCTACCGCAAGGCGAAGCGCCGGCCGACAGAGTCGTTGGCAGATGAGCTCAGTGATTTCCAACTGTACACCACTGCGGGACACGATTCGACCGGCCTAGAATCCGCCGAGGTGGAAGCGTTGAAACAGATGCCCGACTCGGAAATCTCTGACGCCATGAACGACCTTCCCGAGGATTACCGCATGGTGGTCTACTACGCGGATGTGGTGGGTCTGGCGTACAAGGAGATCGCTGAGGTGATGGATACCCCGTTGGGTACGGTGATGAGCCGATTGCACCGTGGAAGAAAACTACTCCGCACTGCGTTGAAGGACGTGGCACGAGAAAAAGGCATTGGCCGCGACCACCCAGATATGAATTCAAAGACGGAGGAGAAGTAATGGAACGCGCAACAGGACGTAACTGCGGTGCGTGCAACTCTCCGGAGGTAAATGCACTCTTTCGGGAGCTGCTCGATGAATCGACGAGCTATGCACGGGCGCTCGCCATCCGCGAGCACATCGCGCAGTGCGACGTGTGCCAGGAGCGCTTGGAAAGCGAAGAAGTGGTGAGGGCTCTTGTTCGCAAGTGCTGTAGTGGTCAAGCCGCACCGCAGTCCTTGCGTCGGCGGATTTCTGTGCAGATTACGCGCACTGAAATCACGTGGGGATAAAGGGATAAGCCTCCGCGGCTTTCTGTGGATACAGCAAAGGCCCGTTCCCGCCGTGGATGCACGGTAATGGGGAACGGGCCTTAAATGCTGACGTTATGCGTTAGGACGCTTGCCGTGGTTAGCGGACTTCTTACGGCGATCCTTGCGCTTACGGCCACGCTTGCTCATCGCGTACTCCTTCTGTTAAGGGTAAATGAACTTATTTAACTGTAGCGGCAGGGTATGCCGAAGTGGAAATCGGGGGAGTGTTTAAGCAGACACGCGGGCGCGGCTGCGGCTGCGGTTACGACGCTTGATAGCGCGGCGTTCCTCCTCCGACAGGCCGCCCCAGACGCCGGCGTCCTGGCCGGACTCGAGGGCCCACTTGAGGCAAGAGGAAGCAACCGGGCAGCGGTTGCAGACCAGCTTGGCCTTTGCGATCTGAGTAAGTGCAGGGCCGGAGTTACCGACTGGGAAGAACAGCTCTGGGTCTTCGTCGCGGCAAACGGCTTCGTGGCGCCAATCCATGATTGAAATCTCCTAACAAAATTGTGACAGCAGTGGATCACTAAGAACAGTTCACAGCGGTAAGCACAGCAGGAAACTGCCCCGAGTGTTGAAGGGGGAAGGTGGACCGGTCTGCGGTCAGTGGGACCCTGTCTCGAGGTAGGGTCAGCGTCGCCGCCGCCATGATTCACCTTGTGTTTACTCGGATTTTCCTCCGAGTTTCGAACTGGTTTAACAGCTCGTTGTTTTTGCTACCTGAGAATAATGACATGTTTACTCCAAGTCCGCTAGGGGTAAACGTCAAAAAGTGGTCAACGTCACTAAAATAAACGCTCATCTTTACACTTACGCTTCCGTCGGCGCGCTGTAAGAATCCTGTCAAAAAGTCTTCTACCTGCAATATTCTCTTTTCTAAGGTGAGTGTGGTGACCTGGATCCCGTCAAATCCATTTATGAGGATTTGCCCCCGTTATCGGCCCACCGGTTCAGTGAACGCCGCGGAAAGAAGAGGAAGTAGACAGGAGAAGTAGACTAAGCAGACGTGACTAAGAAGAAGAAAAACACTGGCAATTCGACGTCCTCCCGAAAGACCTCTCAAGCGGAGTCAAAGTCTGCGCCGAAAGAGGCCACGATTGCGAGCCCGCCGCGCTCGGTTGTCGTGTCTGCTGGCATTGCTGTGATTCAATCCGTCGCGGTCATCATTTTTGGCATCTTCCTTATTATCCGCGAAGTAACTGGTGCTGAGAATGCCTCGATGGTCTCTGATTCCGGTGCAGCTGGCTACGTGGGGTTAGGCACGGCCATCTTCCTCTTCATCGTTTTCGGCTTCGTCATTGTGGCGTCTCGGGCCTTTGTGAAGGGGCGGCGCTGGGGGCGCGGTGCTATTGTCCTCGTTGAGTTCATTTTGGCAGCGATGGCGTTCCAGATGTTTAGCGGTGGATCCCCGGTCCTGGGGGCTGTGACCCTGGCCAGCGCGGCCGTTGTGCTCTACCTTCTCATGGCGGTGCCAGAAACGGCGCAGTGGGCCGAGCGGAACTTTTAAGGATTCGCTTGAAGTAGATGCCCGTCAGTGACGGCGGTGGTCCTAAAGCTAATCGGCCTTAAGCGCCACAGCCGTGTCGCCGCGCTGCTCAATAATCACTGTTCCTGAGAGTGTGAGCGAAATTGGGCCGGTATAACCTTCACGGTCCACAGGGATGGTGCGCTCAGTCTGACCGCTCGACCAGTTCACCACGTCGATGCCCTCCTCGGTGGGGACGAGGAGGCGTTCATCAAGGGCGATGCCGGTGCCCACGGCGTTATTCAGCACATGGTCTACCTTCAACTCAGTCGGGGTGAACAAGTAGAGGCGCTCACCATCGAACCACGTCATGTGGTGGGGAAGGTCAGCGATGGCCGGTGCAAAGGGCGAGGCTGAATCAATAATGGCCTGGGACGGTTCGACGTCCGTGGTGGATAACTGCTCGCCGTCGAAATTGTAGGAGACAATGCGCGGTGTACCTGTGGGCAGGTAGACCGCGGCGGCTTCCTGACCAACGGCGACCAGACGCGCGCCCGGATCAGTAATCTCAATCTCTTTGGTAATTTCCGGCTTACGCGAGTCCTCCGGGGTAGCCTCCTGTATGCGAAGCCACGTCGACGTGGGGGAATCTGGGCAAGACTCGGTAACGGCGAGCGTTTCGGTACGCGTCAGAGCAGAGGAGATGGCACAGTCTTCGTGAGGCTGCATATTGGGTTCTTGCTTGGCGTCCACATCACCGTATTCCACCGTGCGGACCAGGTCCGAACGCCAGAGTTCGATGCGCTCGGTAGAGACAGTACCGACTCGGTCATTCGAGGAAATAGGGACAACCTCATCGGAGCTGCGTGCGCTGCGGGTATCGGAGTACTCACCGGTTGCAGCGTCAATCGCTACGACATCACCGCAACCAACATTGGTGTGATAGGACGCCACGATCTTGTTCCACGCCGTGCCAAGTGAGCACAGGTCGGCATCACGGCGCTGATACGTCCACACCGTGTCACCTGCGGAATTAGTGGCGGTTAGGGTATCGCCCTCGTGGGCCACCACGAGCCCCTTTGACGACACTGCCCGCGTTTGGCCCGGCACCAAGGTATTAGGCAGTGAAAAGGACTTCGACAAGGCAGAAGGGATGGAGGAGAGAGTGTCGGGGTCAGTATCGACGGACGATTCGACGGCTGGGGTGAGTTCCGCTTTGTGAATCGGGGCAGTGACAAACGCGCCACCAACGGCGATGGCGCACACCGCGCTGATGACGCCCACAGCCGTCCAATCCGCCTTGGAGGAGCGCAGAATCGGGGCTTTCTGTGAAGCCTTCGCGGCCTTCTTCTCCGGCTGCGCGGAGCTATTCTCCTGTGCCTCCGAGCTCATCGGCGTCCTCCTTGGCGGGTTGAGCGTGTACGGGTGTGGGCGCGGGTGCGGCGGGATGCACGCGCGGAATCAGTGGCAGTGCGACGATTCGAGCCGGACCGGCGCGGTGCGCCCAACACCTTGGTGGGTGGTCCGACGGATTCTTCAACGTCTTCGGGAATACTGAGGGCTGCGGCAAGCTCCGGTGAGGTGCTAAACCACTGGGGCGGTTCCGGCTGATCCAAATCGAGCTCATCGTTGATAATGTGCCATTTGCTCAGTTCATCGTAGCCCACGAGGGTGACAGCAGTTCCAGTGTGTCCTGCACGACCGGTACGGCCGATGCGGTGCACGAACGTCATAGGATCATCTGGGACCTGGTGGTTGATTACGTGCGTGACGTCATCGACGTCGATACCGCGCGCAGCCACGTCGGTAGCCACAAGAATGTCCACGGTGCCCTCGCGGAAAGCGGTAAGGGAGCGCTCGCGTGCAGACTGATCCATATCGCCATGGACCGCGCCCACGTTGAAACCTCGCTGTGCCAGTTCCTCCGCTACGGAAGCTGCCGCGCGTTTGGTGCGGGTAAAGATAATGGTTCTTCCGCGTCCTTCGGCCTGCAGAATGCGACTCAACACCGCAACCTTATCCATGCGGTGAGCCTGGAAGGTGATCTTGCTGGTGGAGGAGTGAGTGTGCTGATCATCACCGGATTCGGCACGGATATGAACCGGTTTGGTGAGGAAGGTGCGCGCCAGCGTGACGATTGGCCCCGGCATCGTGGCGGAGAAGAGCATGGTCTGGTGTGGGTTTCCGTGCAAAAGAGTGAGAATCTTCTCGATATCCGGCAAAAATCCCAAGTCCAGCATTTCATCTGCTTCATCAAGGACGAGGACACTGACCTTGTCGAAGCTCAGGTGCTTCTTCTGGCACAAATCAAGAAGGCGTCCAGGCGTGCCCACGACAACATCCGCGCCGGCTTTGATCTGTTTAATCTGTTCCTCGTACGGCCTGCCACCACAGAGCGTGATCACACTGAGCGGCAAGTGCGCGGCGGCCACCTCGAGGTCACCGCTGACCTGGATCGCTAGCTCGCGCGTTGGGGCGATAACCAGCGCTCGGGGAGTGCCATCGAGTTCTGGGATATCGGCATCATCAAAGACCCGATCCAGCAGTGGGACGCCAAAGCCATAGGTCTTGCCCATACCGGTGCGGGCTTGACCAATGAGGTCCTGACCGCTGAGCGCGATGGGAAGAGTCAGTTCTTGGATGGCAAAAGTATGCGTGATTCCACGCGCAGCCAAGGCATCGCAGATTTCTGCCGCGACTCCTAGTGCGGCAAAGGTGGGCGATTCGCTGGTGTTCCCGCGGTGATCGCGGGAAGCGTTCGAGGATTTCGGGGAATGCACACCTTGATAGTAGAGGACGTAGCTATAGTGGGGCCATTAGAGCGCCGGAGCACGGGTGCTAAAACGCGCCCCTTCGGCAGGACGTTGAAGAATTATCGAAGGAGCATGCACAGCATGGACATTAAGTTTGGATTCGCCGATACCGCACGCGAGCTGGTTATTCACGCTGAAGGTGAGCAGGAGGAGCTGACTAAGACGATCAATGGTGCTTTGGCGGACAACTCCACTCTCGAACTAGAAGACTCTAAGGGGCGTAAGTTCATTGTGCGGACGGACCGCGTCGTCTACGTCGAAATCGGCACTGCCCGCGCCCATACCGTGGGATTCGCGGGTTAAGTACGCACGAGCTTCGCTAGCGGGTAGCCTAAATGGCCATGGACAATCCCGCGCACAGTGATCAGCGCCCTCAGCAGCATTCTCAGCACGCCTCAGCGCTGACGCGTTTTGCACGCGACTATGGCTGGTGGCGGGTGGTGGCAATTCCCGTCATGGTTGTCATCACGGTCTGGGTTCTCGTTGACGTGCTCCGCTCGCCGTCAGCAGAGTCGCCTGAACCGACGGCAGGGGAGGAGCAAGCAACGAGTAGTGTTGTTGCCACTACATCCGCACGGAAGGGGCCCGACCCGGCAAATGCCAGCGCCATTGCTGCTGCTAAGGATGAGCTTCCCGCAGGCGGGACCTTCACTGAGCAGGGCGAGGAAACCTACCGTGACGCCGGCCCATCGACGATGCATGCCGGCAAGGGCGGTGCACAAACCATCCGGTTTTCAGTCGAGATTGAAGATGGCGTGGATACTTCCACTTATGGGGGCGACAGTGCAGTTGTCGCGCTTGTCGACGCCACCCTGGCCGACCCCCGCGGGTGGACCGGCGCTGGGAATTACGAATTCATCCACGTGAAAGCGGATGACAACCCAGATACTCACATTCGCCTCACGTCACTAGGCACGACTGCAAAGCTGTGCGGCGCACAGTTGCAATCAGAGACTTCCTGCCACACGACAATTACGGGCGAATCAGCGGTGTATCTCAATGAATCGCGCTGGGTACGC containing:
- a CDS encoding DUF3107 domain-containing protein — protein: MDIKFGFADTARELVIHAEGEQEELTKTINGALADNSTLELEDSKGRKFIVRTDRVVYVEIGTARAHTVGFAG
- a CDS encoding SOS response-associated peptidase is translated as MCGRFVLFTESLLDEVGEWESIKEVHAPEGLPPARYNIAPTQPVAIVRVEDTTARVEPARWGLLPHWKKDLDGPPLFNARAETVAKKPSFRDAFKAQRCVIPLDGYYEWKAGDNPKAKKQPFYVTGPEGLLWAAGLWATGVDRLSATMVTTEATEEMAWLHHRLPKFLRREEIAPWLAGEALLEPSSVEGFNACPADPAVGNVRNDYPELIAEQPPSTLF
- a CDS encoding WhiB family transcriptional regulator; this encodes MDWRHEAVCRDEDPELFFPVGNSGPALTQIAKAKLVCNRCPVASSCLKWALESGQDAGVWGGLSEEERRAIKRRNRSRSRARVSA
- the rsrA gene encoding mycothiol system anti-sigma-R factor gives rise to the protein MERATGRNCGACNSPEVNALFRELLDESTSYARALAIREHIAQCDVCQERLESEEVVRALVRKCCSGQAAPQSLRRRISVQITRTEITWG
- a CDS encoding Rv3212 family protein, which encodes MSSEAQENSSAQPEKKAAKASQKAPILRSSKADWTAVGVISAVCAIAVGGAFVTAPIHKAELTPAVESSVDTDPDTLSSIPSALSKSFSLPNTLVPGQTRAVSSKGLVVAHEGDTLTATNSAGDTVWTYQRRDADLCSLGTAWNKIVASYHTNVGCGDVVAIDAATGEYSDTRSARSSDEVVPISSNDRVGTVSTERIELWRSDLVRTVEYGDVDAKQEPNMQPHEDCAISSALTRTETLAVTESCPDSPTSTWLRIQEATPEDSRKPEITKEIEITDPGARLVAVGQEAAAVYLPTGTPRIVSYNFDGEQLSTTDVEPSQAIIDSASPFAPAIADLPHHMTWFDGERLYLFTPTELKVDHVLNNAVGTGIALDERLLVPTEEGIDVVNWSSGQTERTIPVDREGYTGPISLTLSGTVIIEQRGDTAVALKAD
- a CDS encoding DUF3152 domain-containing protein, coding for MDNPAHSDQRPQQHSQHASALTRFARDYGWWRVVAIPVMVVITVWVLVDVLRSPSAESPEPTAGEEQATSSVVATTSARKGPDPANASAIAAAKDELPAGGTFTEQGEETYRDAGPSTMHAGKGGAQTIRFSVEIEDGVDTSTYGGDSAVVALVDATLADPRGWTGAGNYEFIHVKADDNPDTHIRLTSLGTTAKLCGAQLQSETSCHTTITGESAVYLNESRWVRGAVPFEGDLGNYRQYLINHEFGHAIGYASHQPCGGDGKLAPVMMQQTLSLNNAELYAKDSEEVYPDEDVTCEPNPWPYPISADHDHAKPE
- the ybaK gene encoding Cys-tRNA(Pro) deacylase, which codes for MAKKTPHAATPALKLLAEAGVEHRVTTFDGGSDHFGEAAIKALDVEPDRIFKTLVIDLTAGKGPKRQLAVCVLPVTHQLSLKKAAAAFGASRASMANPADASKSSGYIPGGISPLGHKHVLPTVIDETAVLWDTIFFSGGKRGLDIEMNAEDFSQVLDVSFADLLAE
- a CDS encoding 50S ribosomal protein bL37, with amino-acid sequence MSKRGRKRKDRRKKSANHGKRPNA
- a CDS encoding DEAD/DEAH box helicase — translated: MHSPKSSNASRDHRGNTSESPTFAALGVAAEICDALAARGITHTFAIQELTLPIALSGQDLIGQARTGMGKTYGFGVPLLDRVFDDADIPELDGTPRALVIAPTRELAIQVSGDLEVAAAHLPLSVITLCGGRPYEEQIKQIKAGADVVVGTPGRLLDLCQKKHLSFDKVSVLVLDEADEMLDLGFLPDIEKILTLLHGNPHQTMLFSATMPGPIVTLARTFLTKPVHIRAESGDDQHTHSSTSKITFQAHRMDKVAVLSRILQAEGRGRTIIFTRTKRAAASVAEELAQRGFNVGAVHGDMDQSARERSLTAFREGTVDILVATDVAARGIDVDDVTHVINHQVPDDPMTFVHRIGRTGRAGHTGTAVTLVGYDELSKWHIINDELDLDQPEPPQWFSTSPELAAALSIPEDVEESVGPPTKVLGAPRRSGSNRRTATDSARASRRTRAHTRTRSTRQGGRR
- a CDS encoding sigma-70 family RNA polymerase sigma factor translates to MATDTTSASETSKKQREQQRLFEEQALPLLDQLYGGAMRLTRNPQDAEDLIQETYLKAYSNFGSFKQGTNLKAWLYRIMTNTYINSYRKAKRRPTESLADELSDFQLYTTAGHDSTGLESAEVEALKQMPDSEISDAMNDLPEDYRMVVYYADVVGLAYKEIAEVMDTPLGTVMSRLHRGRKLLRTALKDVAREKGIGRDHPDMNSKTEEK